The following are encoded together in the Parabacteroides chongii genome:
- a CDS encoding sugar phosphate isomerase/epimerase family protein gives MKKRLFNMLLFLVCGLFFISVQAQTKAEKNGWRLGMQSYSFHLFSLAEAFDKTQELGLKYIEVYPGHKLGGKWGDLVFDFDLDTQTQRELKELAASKGIKIVGTGVYVAEKSSDWEKMFRFARAMEMEFITCEPALDDWDLVEKLSKQYDINISVHNHPQPSDYWKPENLLQAISFRSRSLGSCADVGHWRREGLDQTECLKKLSGRIISLHFKDIAIKKVGEEGQHDVIWGTGILDVKGMLKELKAQGFKGIFSIEYEYNWENSISDIRECITYFNKVTNEIF, from the coding sequence ATGAAAAAGCGATTATTCAATATGTTATTGTTTCTAGTTTGTGGTTTATTCTTCATTTCCGTGCAAGCACAGACTAAAGCAGAAAAAAACGGCTGGCGTTTGGGGATGCAATCGTATAGTTTTCATCTGTTCTCATTGGCAGAAGCATTCGATAAAACACAGGAATTAGGTTTGAAATATATAGAAGTATATCCTGGGCACAAGTTGGGAGGTAAGTGGGGTGACCTGGTGTTCGACTTTGATTTGGATACCCAAACTCAAAGGGAGTTGAAAGAACTGGCCGCTTCTAAAGGAATAAAAATTGTTGGAACCGGCGTATATGTTGCTGAAAAATCCTCCGACTGGGAAAAAATGTTTCGTTTTGCTAGAGCGATGGAAATGGAGTTTATAACCTGTGAACCGGCACTCGACGACTGGGATTTGGTAGAAAAATTGTCGAAACAGTACGACATTAACATATCAGTACATAATCATCCTCAACCATCTGATTACTGGAAACCAGAGAATTTATTACAGGCTATCTCTTTCCGTAGCCGTTCACTCGGTTCGTGTGCCGATGTTGGACATTGGCGCAGGGAAGGACTTGATCAGACAGAATGTCTGAAAAAACTGAGTGGGCGCATTATATCCCTTCATTTTAAAGATATAGCAATAAAAAAGGTTGGAGAAGAGGGGCAGCACGATGTGATCTGGGGGACAGGTATACTTGATGTTAAAGGCATGTTGAAGGAACTGAAGGCGCAAGGTTTCAAAGGGATATTCTCGATTGAATATGAATATAACTGGGAAAATTCTATTTCTGATATAAGGGAATGCATAACTTATTTCAATAAGGTAACAAATGAGATATTTTAG
- a CDS encoding sugar porter family MFS transporter codes for MKTKINFGYLIFLSVVAALGGFLFGYDTAVISGTIAQVTHLFQLDSLQQGWYVGCALVGSIVGVLMAGILSDMTGRKRTMIFSAILFSASAIGCAFSTDFNQLVVYRIIGGVGIGIVSVVSPLYISEVSVAAYRGRLVSLYQVAITVGFLGAYLTNYILLQFGKGDISLMASWLNRLFITEVWRGMLGMETFPALFFLVIIFFIPESPRWLLLKRREAEAFSVFSEIYRDGGDVKAQLNETLSVIRCESKSEWALLFKPEILKIVMIGICIAILGQFMGVNAVLYYGPSIFESAGLSSGDSLFSQVLVGLVNMLTSILALIIIDRVGRKKMVYYGVSGMIVSLLLIGGYFILNRSISISSLFLLVFFLCYIFCCAISICAVVWVLLSEMYPAKIRGLGMSIAGFALWVGTYLIGQLTPWMLLTLTPAGTFFLFAVMCVPYILIIWKLIPETTGKSLEEIEQNWIK; via the coding sequence ATGAAAACGAAAATAAATTTTGGTTATCTTATTTTTCTTTCTGTGGTAGCAGCTTTGGGTGGTTTCCTGTTTGGATATGACACAGCTGTTATTTCCGGGACGATTGCTCAAGTCACCCACTTGTTTCAGTTGGACTCGCTGCAACAAGGATGGTATGTCGGATGCGCACTTGTTGGTTCGATTGTCGGAGTTCTTATGGCTGGTATATTGAGTGATATGACGGGAAGGAAACGAACAATGATTTTTTCTGCCATTTTGTTTTCAGCCTCTGCTATTGGTTGTGCGTTCAGCACAGATTTTAATCAACTGGTCGTTTATCGCATCATTGGCGGTGTTGGCATTGGCATAGTATCTGTTGTCTCTCCTCTTTATATTTCGGAAGTATCTGTCGCAGCATATCGTGGGCGGTTGGTATCACTTTATCAAGTTGCAATTACAGTCGGTTTTTTAGGTGCATATCTTACTAATTACATTTTATTACAGTTTGGGAAAGGTGATATTTCTTTAATGGCATCATGGTTAAACCGTCTGTTTATAACGGAAGTTTGGCGGGGAATGTTGGGTATGGAAACTTTTCCGGCTTTGTTTTTTCTTGTGATTATTTTCTTTATACCTGAAAGCCCTCGTTGGCTACTTTTGAAAAGGAGGGAAGCGGAAGCTTTTTCAGTTTTTTCTGAAATCTATCGTGATGGGGGAGATGTTAAGGCGCAGTTGAATGAAACATTATCTGTTATCCGGTGTGAATCAAAATCCGAATGGGCTCTGTTGTTTAAGCCGGAAATCCTAAAGATTGTGATGATAGGTATCTGTATTGCTATTTTGGGACAGTTTATGGGAGTGAATGCTGTTCTTTATTATGGACCATCGATTTTTGAAAGTGCGGGCCTTTCCAGTGGAGATTCTCTTTTTTCTCAGGTACTGGTCGGACTTGTTAATATGCTGACATCTATTCTCGCACTGATAATAATAGATCGGGTTGGGCGAAAAAAAATGGTGTATTATGGAGTGTCAGGAATGATTGTATCCTTGTTGCTTATCGGTGGTTATTTTATATTGAATAGATCAATCTCTATATCCAGCCTTTTTTTATTGGTATTTTTCTTGTGTTATATTTTTTGTTGTGCGATCTCTATTTGTGCTGTGGTATGGGTGCTTCTGTCGGAAATGTATCCTGCGAAAATCAGAGGACTAGGCATGTCTATCGCTGGTTTTGCCTTGTGGGTAGGAACTTATTTAATAGGGCAACTTACACCTTGGATGCTCTTGACTTTGACACCGGCGGGAACATTTTTCCTGTTTGCGGTCATGTGTGTTCCTTACATATTAATAATATGGAAATTAATTCCGGAAACAACCGGTAAATCATTGGAAGAAATAGAACAAAACTGGATAAAGTGA
- a CDS encoding 3-keto-disaccharide hydrolase, with translation MESVVKRVAATSLLASCAVSLALFTSCAGAEQNTLTPEEVAGGWQLLFDGKTLDGWKDYNGTTLTQPWHVVDGCIQAKGDGSDASGYIVTDKQYENFELSWDWKLSKGGNSGMLYHVVERPQFAVPYVTGPEYQLIDEPNFPEPLEEWQKLGVDYAMHLPDKSKMKVNPQGEWNNSKIVFDNGHVEHWLNGQKILEFEAWTDDWYEKKNSGKWANAPEYGLAKKGVLCLQDHGYPASFRNIKIKELPRKSKEVNLFNGVDLKGWEAYGTELWYVKDGLLICESGPDKKYGYLATRDYYDDFDLTVEFKQEADGNSGVFIRSFIEEDVKVNGWQVEVAPKGHDTGGIYESYGRGWLVQIPDEKETILKEGDWNTMRIKVQGDNVQTWLNGEEMVNINDEKIGAGQGRIALQIHDGGGIKVLWRNLKLKTL, from the coding sequence ATGGAATCAGTAGTGAAAAGAGTAGCTGCAACAAGTTTGTTAGCCTCTTGTGCAGTATCATTAGCTCTGTTTACCTCTTGCGCAGGTGCAGAACAAAACACACTTACTCCCGAAGAAGTGGCCGGTGGATGGCAACTCCTTTTCGACGGAAAAACACTCGATGGGTGGAAAGATTACAATGGAACAACCCTCACACAGCCATGGCATGTCGTTGACGGATGTATCCAGGCAAAAGGTGACGGCAGCGATGCCAGCGGTTATATTGTAACCGATAAACAGTATGAAAACTTTGAATTGTCATGGGACTGGAAACTATCAAAGGGAGGTAACAGCGGTATGCTTTACCACGTTGTAGAACGTCCTCAGTTCGCTGTGCCTTATGTCACCGGTCCGGAATATCAGTTGATCGACGAACCTAATTTCCCGGAACCACTGGAAGAATGGCAAAAACTGGGCGTAGACTACGCTATGCATTTGCCAGACAAATCTAAAATGAAAGTTAATCCGCAGGGCGAATGGAACAATTCTAAAATTGTATTTGATAATGGTCATGTAGAACATTGGCTGAATGGTCAGAAGATTTTGGAATTCGAAGCATGGACCGACGATTGGTATGAAAAGAAAAACAGCGGAAAATGGGCAAACGCTCCTGAATATGGTTTAGCTAAAAAAGGTGTTCTTTGTTTGCAGGACCATGGTTATCCTGCCTCTTTCCGTAATATAAAGATCAAAGAACTTCCGCGCAAAAGCAAAGAAGTAAACCTTTTCAATGGAGTCGACCTGAAAGGTTGGGAAGCATACGGAACTGAATTATGGTATGTAAAAGACGGTTTGCTGATCTGCGAAAGCGGTCCGGATAAGAAATATGGCTACCTGGCAACACGCGATTATTATGATGATTTTGACCTGACTGTTGAATTCAAACAGGAAGCAGACGGTAACTCCGGTGTATTTATCCGTTCTTTCATTGAAGAAGATGTAAAAGTCAACGGATGGCAAGTTGAAGTCGCTCCTAAAGGACACGATACCGGTGGTATCTATGAATCATACGGACGCGGATGGTTAGTCCAAATTCCGGATGAAAAAGAAACTATCCTGAAAGAAGGTGACTGGAATACCATGCGCATCAAAGTGCAGGGCGATAACGTACAAACCTGGTTGAACGGCGAAGAAATGGTAAACATCAACGATGAGAAAATCGGTGCCGGACAAGGTCGCATCGCTTTACAAATCCATGATGGCGGTGGCATCAAAGTGCTATGGCGCAACCTGAAACTGAAAACGTTATAA
- a CDS encoding Spy/CpxP family protein refolding chaperone, whose product MKKVIGLFLVILISTATVFAQGGDRQGKKGDPSKRSEKMIEELKLDDKQAAEYRKVEADFREQMKKERESVKEDREKMREKMTAMRTEKDAQIKKILTDEQYKQYQEKQKKADSPRKKGHGRR is encoded by the coding sequence ATGAAGAAGGTAATAGGATTGTTTTTGGTTATCCTGATTAGTACGGCAACAGTTTTTGCACAGGGCGGTGATCGCCAGGGAAAGAAGGGAGATCCTTCCAAACGTAGTGAGAAAATGATCGAAGAATTGAAACTCGATGATAAACAAGCAGCTGAATATCGTAAGGTGGAAGCTGACTTTAGAGAGCAGATGAAGAAAGAACGTGAATCTGTCAAAGAAGACCGTGAAAAGATGCGGGAAAAAATGACAGCTATGCGTACTGAAAAAGATGCTCAGATAAAGAAGATTCTGACAGACGAACAGTACAAACAATATCAGGAGAAACAGAAAAAAGCGGATAGCCCTCGTAAAAAGGGACATGGACGTAGATGA
- a CDS encoding beta-N-acetylhexosaminidase: MKTNLLISLFLVLLCACQAPPVEEYAVIPQPQEISYTPGFFKMGGDPAISYSGDLNNEAQLLQAVLSSDFSVEATLKDSGKGDINLMLDPTVLPDKPEGYQLEVTSGKINIKANSSAGILNGVQTLRQIIKEKDGKYLVQRAEVTDYPAFSWRAFMLDEGRYFKGKEVVKDLLDEMAGLKMNVFHWHLTNDQGWRIEIKKYPKLTEIGAFRDSSEINHFGSDVYDGKPHGGFYTQEDIKEIVDYATKRHITIVPEVSMPGHASATIASYPWLGTSGKQIKVPGKFGVHYDVLNVSDPRVMEFLDDVTNEVIALFPSPVFHIGGDEVKYNQWKESPAIRSYMAKKGLKTPAELQIYFTNEVSNMLAAKGKKMMGWNEITGDKLHEYQSAEDTKDVDQQLAKGTIVHFWKGDPELIKKAIDKGYDIVNSYHIYTYIDYDYKSIPLSKAYSFNPIPEGLSPEEQGKVLGLGCQMWGEFIPTVESMNQKIYPRIAAYAETGWTGTEKKDFNRFLNSLSHFVNKWTAEGLVIGPVE; this comes from the coding sequence ATGAAAACAAACTTGTTAATCTCATTGTTTTTAGTGCTTCTTTGTGCCTGCCAGGCTCCACCCGTTGAAGAGTATGCGGTTATTCCGCAACCTCAGGAAATCAGTTACACACCGGGCTTTTTCAAGATGGGGGGAGATCCGGCTATTTCTTATTCCGGTGATTTGAACAATGAAGCTCAATTGTTACAAGCGGTTCTTTCCTCTGACTTTTCTGTGGAAGCAACCCTTAAAGATTCAGGGAAAGGAGACATTAACCTGATGCTCGATCCGACAGTTTTGCCGGATAAACCGGAAGGTTACCAGCTGGAAGTTACTTCCGGTAAAATAAATATCAAGGCTAATTCTTCTGCCGGTATACTGAATGGTGTACAAACACTGCGTCAAATTATTAAAGAGAAAGACGGAAAATATCTGGTTCAGAGAGCTGAAGTTACTGACTATCCGGCTTTTTCATGGCGTGCTTTTATGTTGGATGAAGGACGCTATTTTAAAGGGAAAGAAGTCGTGAAAGATCTGCTGGATGAAATGGCTGGGTTGAAAATGAATGTTTTCCATTGGCATCTTACCAACGATCAGGGATGGAGAATTGAAATTAAGAAATACCCGAAACTGACGGAGATCGGTGCTTTCCGCGATTCTTCGGAAATTAATCATTTTGGAAGTGATGTGTATGATGGAAAGCCGCATGGAGGCTTCTATACGCAGGAAGATATAAAGGAAATCGTTGATTATGCGACTAAACGGCATATCACGATTGTACCGGAAGTCAGCATGCCGGGACATGCCAGTGCCACTATTGCTTCTTATCCCTGGTTGGGTACAAGTGGTAAACAGATCAAAGTCCCAGGTAAGTTTGGTGTGCATTATGACGTTTTGAATGTTTCCGATCCCCGTGTGATGGAGTTTTTGGATGATGTGACGAATGAGGTTATCGCTTTGTTCCCTAGTCCGGTATTTCATATCGGTGGCGATGAAGTAAAATATAACCAATGGAAAGAATCTCCTGCTATACGTAGTTATATGGCTAAGAAAGGTTTGAAAACGCCTGCGGAACTACAGATCTATTTTACGAATGAAGTTTCAAATATGCTTGCGGCGAAAGGTAAGAAAATGATGGGATGGAACGAAATTACAGGAGATAAATTGCATGAATATCAGTCTGCCGAAGATACGAAAGATGTTGATCAACAGCTTGCTAAAGGTACTATCGTTCACTTCTGGAAAGGGGATCCCGAACTTATCAAGAAAGCGATCGACAAAGGATATGACATTGTAAATTCTTATCATATATATACTTATATCGATTATGATTATAAATCGATCCCATTATCCAAGGCTTATTCATTCAATCCGATCCCCGAAGGATTATCTCCAGAAGAACAGGGTAAGGTGTTGGGACTGGGTTGCCAGATGTGGGGTGAATTTATTCCGACAGTCGAAAGTATGAATCAGAAAATTTATCCGCGTATTGCTGCCTATGCTGAAACCGGATGGACGGGGACGGAGAAGAAAGATTTCAACCGATTCTTGAATTCTCTCAGTCATTTTGTCAATAAATGGACGGCCGAAGGACTGGTGATCGGACCGGTTGAATAA
- a CDS encoding Gfo/Idh/MocA family oxidoreductase encodes MKNISRRNFLKTSAVMAAGLTIIPGSVLGRTYGHIAPSDKLNIAGIGVGGMGRRNLANMNTENIVALCDVDWHYADKTFKDYPNAKRFKDWRVMFDEIGKSIDAIMVATPDHTHAGVTAHAITLGKHCYTQKPLTHSVYESRLLTKLAKKYKVATQMGNQGNSFDWCRQITEWIQAGAIGEVYEVHCWTDRPIWPQGLIQPKDAAKCPKTLDWDLFIGPAQKRPYNPVYTPWNWRGWWDFGTGALGDMACHIMDPLYWALELKYPTSVIGSSTLSNLYSPPHAQVVTYTFPERPARGNVKMPEVKVYWYDGGLMPPRPEELKDGQMMGDENGGIIFIGTKGKIMTGCYGMNPTLLPVSDMEHFNQPKPTIARIKGGNGDIWSTNAHEQDWIRACKESPENRTEASSNFQFSGPFNEMVVMGVLAVRLSGLQGLHRGLQWDGENMRFTNISSTDKIKIVTVDDFNVIDGDPRFDRRFAEFNAAEMANEWIRHTYSNGFSLPDMPK; translated from the coding sequence ATGAAAAATATTTCAAGAAGAAATTTTTTGAAGACAAGTGCTGTTATGGCAGCAGGTCTTACCATTATTCCAGGTTCTGTATTAGGCAGAACTTACGGACATATTGCCCCGAGTGATAAATTGAATATAGCTGGTATTGGTGTCGGTGGTATGGGACGCCGTAATCTGGCAAATATGAATACGGAAAATATTGTTGCACTCTGTGATGTTGATTGGCATTATGCCGATAAGACTTTTAAGGATTATCCAAATGCAAAACGCTTTAAAGATTGGCGTGTGATGTTTGACGAGATCGGAAAGTCGATTGATGCTATCATGGTTGCAACTCCAGATCATACGCACGCCGGTGTAACAGCTCATGCCATAACATTGGGTAAACATTGTTATACACAAAAACCGCTTACTCATTCTGTTTACGAGTCACGTTTACTTACCAAGCTGGCTAAGAAATATAAGGTGGCTACACAGATGGGAAACCAGGGTAATTCATTTGATTGGTGTCGTCAGATTACGGAGTGGATACAAGCAGGTGCTATCGGTGAAGTGTATGAAGTCCATTGCTGGACTGATCGTCCGATTTGGCCACAGGGATTGATACAACCCAAGGATGCTGCCAAATGTCCGAAGACTTTGGATTGGGATTTATTCATTGGGCCGGCACAGAAACGCCCATATAATCCGGTTTACACCCCTTGGAACTGGCGTGGCTGGTGGGACTTTGGAACAGGAGCGTTAGGAGATATGGCCTGTCATATCATGGATCCGTTGTATTGGGCACTTGAGCTTAAATATCCGACCAGCGTTATCGGTAGTTCTACATTGAGTAATTTGTACTCTCCTCCCCATGCTCAGGTTGTTACTTATACTTTCCCGGAGCGTCCGGCAAGAGGAAATGTAAAAATGCCGGAAGTAAAAGTTTACTGGTATGATGGAGGGTTGATGCCGCCTCGCCCGGAAGAGCTGAAAGACGGACAAATGATGGGTGATGAAAACGGAGGTATTATCTTTATCGGTACGAAAGGTAAAATCATGACAGGCTGTTACGGGATGAATCCGACTTTATTACCTGTCTCCGATATGGAACATTTTAATCAACCTAAACCTACTATTGCCAGGATTAAAGGTGGTAATGGAGATATTTGGTCGACAAATGCCCACGAACAGGATTGGATACGTGCATGTAAAGAATCTCCTGAAAACCGAACGGAAGCTTCTTCCAACTTTCAGTTTTCCGGTCCGTTCAATGAAATGGTTGTGATGGGAGTCCTGGCTGTACGGTTATCTGGATTGCAAGGATTACACCGTGGATTGCAATGGGACGGAGAGAATATGCGCTTTACCAATATCTCTTCTACAGACAAAATAAAGATCGTTACGGTAGATGATTTCAATGTAATAGACGGTGATCCTCGTTTCGACCGCCGCTTTGCTGAATTTAATGCAGCAGAAATGGCAAACGAATGGATCAGGCACACTTATAGCAATGGTTTTTCCTTACCGGATATGCCTAAATAA
- a CDS encoding RagB/SusD family nutrient uptake outer membrane protein — protein sequence MKKYSLFIVLLGLLITSCEDFLDRDPLDKITDQQMTFSAKEMELYANKYYGNFPVLGGADYGPYERDNASDNLVSGSYIFDAQISGTITVPSSGGGWDWTMLRGLNFFIDNYHKSQDPISETAPYIGEIYFWRAWFYYDKLKQFGDLPWIGKALYADSEELFDARVSRTVIADSIIADLDKAISLLPEKSVATSGRIHKDVALLFQSRVALYEGTWEKYHNGTAFGVANADPDRFFRVAANAARAVIDKDVYAIEPVGGDKSKGYWSLFNQTDLSTNKEVLLWKKYDMGLGVYNNSQSIWGVSDNNTGVSKYMVEAYLCSDGKPISISPLYQGDDLVEKEVQDRDPRLRQTIYQKGDPRVIVNGQVSGSFTVPDMTYDSRLRNTTGYQLYKGCDPAAVHEGGYITASIIFRYAEVLCNYAEAKAELGECSQNDLDISVNQLRDRVDMPHMTVNVGFVDPKWDFPELSPLLNEIRRERRVEFACEGYRFDDLMRWAAADLIKRPMLGAKMKQFADIKDQFKPVLDPSAIPVNDAGYIAPHWNSPAKNGWQFDEKKNWLKPLPSNELVLNSNLEQNPGY from the coding sequence ATGAAAAAATATAGCTTATTTATTGTACTGTTAGGACTGCTCATTACATCTTGTGAAGATTTTCTTGACCGGGACCCGCTGGACAAGATAACAGATCAGCAGATGACATTTTCGGCAAAGGAAATGGAACTTTATGCCAATAAGTATTATGGAAACTTTCCGGTATTAGGGGGCGCGGATTACGGACCCTATGAGAGAGATAATGCCTCAGATAACTTGGTTTCCGGGTCGTATATTTTTGATGCACAAATATCCGGAACGATTACAGTTCCTTCTTCCGGAGGCGGATGGGACTGGACAATGCTCAGAGGACTGAATTTCTTTATTGATAACTACCATAAATCGCAGGATCCTATTTCTGAAACGGCTCCTTATATTGGTGAGATTTATTTTTGGCGTGCCTGGTTTTATTATGATAAATTGAAACAGTTTGGTGATCTTCCCTGGATTGGAAAAGCTCTGTATGCAGATTCGGAAGAATTGTTCGATGCTAGAGTTTCGCGAACGGTAATAGCAGATTCTATTATTGCAGATCTGGATAAGGCAATCAGTCTTTTGCCGGAAAAGAGTGTGGCTACTTCCGGGCGAATTCATAAAGATGTGGCTTTGTTGTTTCAGAGTCGTGTAGCTTTATATGAAGGTACATGGGAAAAATATCATAACGGAACGGCTTTTGGCGTTGCAAATGCGGATCCGGATCGTTTTTTCCGGGTTGCGGCTAATGCTGCACGGGCTGTGATAGATAAGGATGTTTATGCAATAGAACCGGTAGGAGGAGATAAAAGTAAAGGTTATTGGAGCTTGTTTAACCAGACAGACTTATCTACTAATAAAGAGGTTTTACTTTGGAAAAAATATGATATGGGATTAGGAGTCTATAATAACAGTCAAAGTATTTGGGGCGTAAGTGATAATAATACTGGAGTTTCCAAGTACATGGTGGAAGCTTATCTCTGTTCAGATGGTAAGCCTATCAGTATCAGTCCTCTTTACCAAGGAGACGATCTGGTGGAGAAAGAGGTACAGGATAGAGATCCCCGTTTAAGACAAACGATTTATCAGAAGGGGGATCCTCGCGTGATAGTGAACGGACAGGTGAGTGGTTCTTTTACTGTACCGGATATGACCTATGATTCCCGTTTGAGAAATACCACCGGCTATCAGTTATATAAGGGATGTGATCCAGCAGCTGTACATGAAGGCGGGTATATTACCGCAAGTATTATTTTCCGATATGCGGAGGTTTTGTGTAATTATGCAGAAGCCAAGGCTGAGTTAGGTGAATGTAGTCAGAATGATTTGGATATTTCGGTGAACCAGTTGCGTGACCGGGTAGACATGCCTCATATGACAGTTAATGTCGGTTTTGTTGATCCGAAGTGGGATTTCCCGGAACTAAGCCCGCTATTGAATGAAATACGTCGTGAGAGGCGGGTTGAATTTGCTTGCGAAGGATATCGCTTCGATGATTTAATGAGATGGGCGGCTGCTGATTTGATTAAACGTCCTATGTTAGGAGCGAAGATGAAACAATTTGCAGATATTAAAGATCAGTTTAAACCGGTTCTCGATCCAAGTGCAATACCTGTGAATGATGCAGGTTACATTGCTCCTCATTGGAATAGTCCGGCAAAGAATGGCTGGCAGTTTGATGAAAAGAAAAATTGGTTGAAGCCGTTACCTTCAAATGAATTAGTTCTAAACTCAAATTTGGAACAAAATCCGGGATATTGA